A part of Allochromatium vinosum DSM 180 genomic DNA contains:
- a CDS encoding RecQ family ATP-dependent DNA helicase — protein sequence MAVLDAGDVRRIVLPIAASTPRPVIFLRQIAWTLPVAQGDWMEPTAPSEPALLCLDIETDRHDRLKLREIGLYRPDTGARLKLSGQDRSLVAKVDALTDGATGLLGHNIIAFDQPALSVLHPDLALHRLPLIDTLELSPIAFPRNPYHKLVKDYRLCTTSRNDPVRDAELAYQLFRDEYAALKARAAESPDELLCLHALMGGEENAGLARIFRAVRHSAPPSLEETVTAWTRATADQVCLTAHRRLITDWLPDPAWRKPLAYTLAWLGVAGGNSVLPSWVRHAFPKTGEAIAALRDRPCDDPACAWCREQHDLDRLLPLYFPGITRFRTKPATPDGRSLQRAIVENGFGGRPTLAILPTGGGKSLCFQLPALARYERTGALTVVISPLQSLMKDQVDNLIARGLTCAGYLNGMLTPIERRAMLDRLRLGDLGLIFVAPEQFRSTAFAQALSHREIAAWIFDEAHCLSKWGHDFRPDYLYVSKFIKATQKDRCSPVFGFTATAKPDVVDDIAAHFRERLGLELDRLEGGVSRDNLVYEVHAVPAQAKLGEVLRRLKEALREEGGAIIFCARQKTAQETAEFLTQAGIDCAYFHGGLDSDIKRAVQEDFIAGRRRVIAATNAFGMGVDKPDVRLVIHLDTPGSLENYIQEAGRAGRDQEPAQCVLLYDDADLDIQFNLLKRSRLSQNDIRAILKAIRAIERKDRSEGEVVVTTGEILLETPESHRIEADDRQADTKVRIAIAWLEEARLLERQENHTRVFPGSLRVTALDEAVAILRKRLGPQTEIAPYEAILRELIEAGDDESRSTDDLMLATGLDSRRLRAMLRELDQWGLLANETEIGVTLYRDPATRDRLDELTRLETALIAQLREAAPDADQDEGWQILNVRRLCDTLRRETHTDLDPQRLTRLLKSFAEAFGDGDGDGQRAFLKLRPAGADNRYIKLLRPWSSIELISERRRRFAQALVEYVYRVRQGNNLQVVFKQRDLEDSLKGDLTLQDLEIKDWDRALSSALLYLDANEVLKLSRGKALFRSAMNITLNSEARRRQFSKGDYAELDLHYRDKIVQVHVMGEYARLGAVKVQAAMQFIADYFRLERGEFIRRHFAGRKEILEIATSEAAHRRILVDLRNPAQQAIVAAPPEGSLLVLAGPGSGKTRVIVHRVAWLLRQGMAHPQDIMVLAYNRSAVSEIRHRLWALVGPEAVGVSVQTVHGLAMRLTGTSYAVALERGEKIDFTTVLRQATARLKQAEREDVSESTERDRLLAGLRFLLIDEYQDINGEHYDLISAVAGRALDSEEDRLSLMAVGDDDQNIYAFGGADMRFIRQFETDYQARRHQLIENYRSTRHIIACSNRVIAPARDRMKTDEAIRIDHARRERPAGGDLEERDPVTGGRVQVLDVSADPRLEAQIALAELQRLYAVEDTTPEGRWGRFAVIARQWKDLEPLAALCRRRGVPVRLLRDDHQPDLHRTREGHGLLDLLRGEQRRTAKRRVLVRARTLSRWFRRRYGLPVDGLIEHPFRAALAQFIAETESAAPEGRRVVEDLIEALYEFGSGGRTMAESRANGPMVLMTAHRAKGLEFDHVLILDGGGWSSGDDERRLYYVAMTRARRSLTLCERLDGRHPFVRATEGLALRTRPTVPELEPGLDHRIWVADPSMVYLDWPGRFAPNAPIHRALAALEVGDPLELRPMNRRDGQPGWELGDRHGVVVARMAAKFQPPVGEIVTVRVAAVLVRTAKGDEGLRCERWELVLAEIEYRDTN from the coding sequence ATGGCAGTCCTCGATGCGGGCGATGTCCGGCGGATCGTACTCCCGATCGCCGCATCAACGCCACGTCCTGTAATATTCCTGAGACAAATCGCCTGGACCCTGCCCGTTGCTCAAGGAGACTGGATGGAGCCGACCGCGCCCTCCGAACCCGCTTTGCTCTGCCTCGATATCGAAACCGACCGCCACGACCGGCTGAAGCTGCGCGAGATCGGCCTGTACCGTCCCGACACGGGCGCGAGACTGAAGCTTTCCGGCCAGGATCGGAGTCTGGTCGCCAAGGTCGATGCGCTGACCGACGGGGCGACCGGCCTGCTCGGTCACAACATCATCGCCTTCGATCAACCGGCGCTGTCCGTGCTCCATCCCGATCTGGCCCTCCATCGCCTGCCGCTGATCGACACCCTCGAACTCTCGCCGATCGCCTTCCCGCGCAATCCCTATCACAAGCTGGTCAAGGACTATCGGCTCTGCACCACTTCGCGCAATGATCCGGTGCGCGATGCGGAACTGGCCTATCAACTCTTCCGCGATGAGTATGCGGCGCTGAAGGCGCGGGCGGCTGAATCCCCCGACGAGCTGCTGTGTCTGCACGCGCTCATGGGCGGCGAGGAAAACGCCGGTCTGGCCCGGATCTTCCGCGCCGTGCGCCACAGCGCGCCGCCATCGCTGGAGGAAACTGTGACCGCCTGGACACGGGCGACAGCGGACCAGGTCTGTCTCACGGCGCATCGCCGGCTTATTACAGACTGGCTCCCGGATCCCGCGTGGCGCAAGCCGCTGGCCTATACGCTGGCGTGGCTCGGCGTGGCGGGCGGAAACTCAGTCCTGCCGTCCTGGGTGCGGCACGCCTTTCCCAAAACCGGTGAGGCCATCGCCGCCTTACGCGATCGGCCCTGTGACGATCCCGCGTGCGCCTGGTGCCGCGAACAGCATGATCTCGACCGGCTGTTGCCCCTCTACTTCCCCGGCATCACCCGCTTTCGCACCAAGCCCGCGACGCCTGACGGACGCTCGCTGCAACGGGCCATCGTCGAGAACGGCTTCGGCGGACGACCCACACTGGCGATCCTGCCCACGGGCGGGGGCAAGTCGCTGTGCTTCCAGCTGCCGGCCCTGGCCCGCTACGAGCGCACCGGCGCGCTGACGGTGGTGATCTCGCCGTTGCAGTCGCTGATGAAGGATCAGGTCGATAACCTGATCGCGCGCGGCCTCACCTGTGCCGGCTATCTCAATGGGATGCTGACCCCCATCGAGCGCCGCGCCATGCTCGACCGGCTGCGGCTGGGCGATCTGGGGCTGATCTTCGTCGCCCCCGAGCAATTCCGTAGCACCGCCTTCGCTCAGGCGCTCAGCCACCGCGAGATCGCCGCCTGGATCTTCGACGAGGCGCACTGTCTGTCGAAGTGGGGCCACGACTTCCGGCCCGACTATCTCTACGTCTCCAAGTTCATCAAGGCCACGCAGAAGGATCGCTGTTCGCCGGTCTTCGGCTTCACCGCCACCGCCAAGCCCGATGTCGTCGACGACATCGCCGCGCACTTCCGCGAGCGGCTGGGCCTGGAACTCGACCGGCTCGAAGGCGGCGTGAGCCGGGACAATCTGGTCTATGAGGTGCACGCGGTTCCGGCCCAAGCCAAGCTTGGTGAGGTGCTGCGCCGGCTGAAAGAGGCGCTGCGCGAAGAGGGCGGCGCCATCATCTTCTGCGCCCGCCAGAAGACGGCTCAGGAAACCGCTGAATTTCTCACGCAAGCCGGGATCGACTGCGCCTACTTCCACGGCGGCCTGGATTCCGACATCAAGCGTGCGGTGCAGGAGGATTTCATCGCCGGCCGTCGGCGCGTGATCGCCGCGACCAACGCCTTCGGCATGGGCGTCGACAAACCCGATGTGCGGCTGGTGATCCATCTCGACACGCCGGGATCGCTGGAAAACTACATCCAGGAGGCCGGACGCGCCGGGCGCGATCAGGAGCCGGCCCAATGCGTGCTGCTCTACGATGATGCCGATCTCGACATCCAGTTCAACCTGCTCAAGCGCTCGCGTCTGAGCCAGAACGACATCCGGGCCATTCTCAAGGCCATCCGGGCCATCGAGCGCAAGGATCGCAGCGAGGGCGAGGTGGTCGTCACCACGGGCGAAATCCTGCTGGAGACCCCGGAGTCACACCGCATCGAGGCCGACGACCGGCAGGCCGACACCAAGGTCCGCATCGCCATCGCCTGGCTGGAGGAAGCGCGCCTGCTGGAGCGGCAGGAGAACCACACCCGCGTCTTTCCCGGCAGTCTGCGGGTCACGGCCCTCGATGAGGCTGTGGCGATACTGCGCAAGCGGCTCGGCCCTCAGACCGAGATTGCGCCCTATGAAGCCATCCTGCGCGAACTGATCGAGGCCGGAGACGATGAAAGCCGCTCGACCGACGATCTCATGCTGGCCACCGGGCTGGATTCGCGCCGGCTCCGGGCCATGCTGCGCGAGCTCGACCAATGGGGACTGCTCGCCAACGAAACCGAGATCGGCGTCACCCTCTATCGCGACCCGGCCACGCGCGACCGGCTCGACGAACTCACGCGCCTGGAAACGGCCCTGATTGCGCAGTTGCGCGAGGCCGCGCCGGACGCCGACCAGGATGAAGGGTGGCAGATCCTCAATGTGCGCCGCCTCTGCGACACCCTGCGCCGCGAGACGCACACCGACCTCGATCCCCAGCGCCTGACACGCCTGCTCAAGTCCTTCGCTGAAGCCTTTGGCGACGGAGACGGCGACGGACAACGGGCCTTCCTGAAGCTGCGCCCGGCCGGGGCCGACAACCGCTACATCAAACTGCTGCGCCCCTGGAGTTCGATCGAGTTGATCAGCGAGCGCCGCCGACGCTTCGCTCAGGCGCTGGTCGAGTATGTCTATCGCGTCCGCCAGGGCAACAACCTACAGGTGGTGTTCAAGCAGCGTGACCTTGAGGACTCTTTGAAAGGGGATCTCACGCTCCAGGATCTGGAGATCAAGGATTGGGACCGGGCGCTCTCGTCCGCCCTGCTCTATCTGGACGCCAACGAAGTCCTCAAACTTTCGCGCGGCAAGGCGCTCTTCCGCTCGGCGATGAACATCACGCTCAACAGCGAGGCCCGCCGCCGCCAGTTCAGCAAGGGCGATTACGCCGAACTCGACCTGCACTACCGCGACAAGATCGTTCAGGTGCACGTCATGGGCGAGTACGCGCGGCTCGGGGCGGTCAAGGTCCAGGCCGCGATGCAGTTCATCGCCGATTACTTCCGCCTGGAACGCGGCGAGTTCATCCGCCGCCATTTCGCCGGACGCAAGGAGATCCTGGAGATCGCGACCTCGGAAGCGGCTCATCGGCGCATCCTGGTCGATCTGCGCAACCCCGCCCAGCAAGCCATCGTCGCCGCCCCGCCCGAGGGCAGTCTGTTGGTGCTCGCCGGTCCCGGCTCGGGTAAGACGCGCGTGATCGTGCATAGGGTCGCGTGGCTGTTGCGCCAGGGCATGGCCCATCCGCAGGACATCATGGTGCTCGCCTACAACCGATCGGCGGTCTCCGAGATCCGCCACCGGCTCTGGGCGCTGGTCGGGCCGGAAGCCGTCGGCGTCAGCGTGCAGACGGTGCATGGTCTGGCCATGCGCCTGACCGGCACCAGCTACGCCGTGGCCCTGGAACGCGGTGAGAAGATCGACTTCACGACCGTGCTGCGCCAGGCCACGGCGCGGCTGAAACAGGCCGAGCGCGAGGATGTCAGCGAATCGACCGAGCGGGATCGGCTCTTGGCCGGACTGCGCTTCCTGCTGATCGACGAGTATCAGGACATCAACGGCGAGCATTACGACCTCATCAGCGCCGTGGCCGGGCGCGCGCTCGACAGTGAAGAGGATCGCCTGTCGCTGATGGCCGTGGGCGACGACGACCAGAACATCTATGCCTTCGGCGGGGCCGATATGCGCTTCATCCGCCAGTTCGAGACCGACTACCAGGCCCGCCGCCATCAGCTGATCGAAAACTACCGCTCGACCCGTCACATCATCGCCTGCTCCAACCGCGTCATCGCCCCGGCGCGCGACCGGATGAAGACGGACGAAGCGATTCGCATCGACCACGCCCGACGCGAGCGACCGGCCGGCGGCGACCTGGAAGAGCGTGATCCGGTCACGGGCGGACGGGTGCAGGTGCTCGACGTCTCCGCCGATCCCCGGCTCGAAGCCCAGATCGCGCTGGCCGAGCTTCAGCGTCTCTATGCGGTCGAGGACACCACGCCCGAAGGACGCTGGGGGCGCTTCGCGGTGATCGCGCGGCAGTGGAAAGACCTGGAGCCGCTGGCCGCGCTCTGCCGACGGCGCGGTGTCCCGGTGCGGCTGCTGCGTGACGACCATCAGCCGGACCTCCATCGCACGCGCGAAGGCCACGGGCTGCTCGATCTGCTGCGCGGCGAACAGCGCCGCACGGCCAAGCGCCGGGTGCTCGTGCGCGCCCGTACCCTCTCGCGCTGGTTCCGACGCCGTTACGGCCTCCCGGTTGACGGACTGATCGAGCATCCCTTTCGCGCCGCGCTGGCCCAGTTCATCGCCGAGACCGAATCAGCCGCGCCCGAAGGTCGGCGCGTCGTCGAGGATCTGATCGAGGCGCTATACGAGTTCGGCAGCGGGGGCCGGACGATGGCCGAGTCCAGGGCCAATGGCCCGATGGTGCTGATGACCGCGCACCGCGCCAAGGGACTGGAGTTCGACCATGTGCTCATCCTCGATGGCGGGGGCTGGTCGAGCGGGGACGACGAACGCCGGCTCTACTATGTGGCCATGACCCGCGCGCGGCGCAGTCTGACGCTGTGCGAGCGGCTGGACGGGCGGCATCCCTTCGTGCGCGCGACCGAGGGGCTGGCCTTGCGCACGCGACCGACGGTGCCGGAGTTGGAACCAGGGCTGGATCACCGGATCTGGGTCGCCGATCCCTCGATGGTCTATCTGGACTGGCCGGGCCGATTCGCCCCGAATGCGCCGATCCATCGGGCGCTGGCGGCCCTGGAGGTCGGCGATCCGCTCGAACTGCGTCCGATGAACCGGCGCGACGGACAGCCGGGCTGGGAGTTGGGCGATCGCCACGGGGTTGTGGTCGCGCGGATGGCGGCGAAGTTCCAGCCGCCAGTCGGGGAGATCGTGACGGTGCGGGTGGCGGCGGTGTTGGTCAGGACGGCGAAGGGGGATGAGGGGTTACGGTGTGAGCGGTGGGAGTTGGTGTTGGCGGAGATTGAATACAGAGATACAAATTAA
- a CDS encoding cupin domain-containing protein has product MSQLSSWCSRHVRACLLFSLLGGLIAAPVAADQSTIPGVEVQRLARSSQSWNGHPLPAYRPEQPEITLLRFRIAPGARLPLHQHPVINAGVLLSGELTVESKAGEILHLKAGEALIELVGELHFGYNAGTEPVDLIVFYAGNVEQPIMELADGAAGHQH; this is encoded by the coding sequence ATGAGCCAACTGTCATCCTGGTGTTCGAGACACGTCCGCGCGTGCCTGCTCTTCAGCCTGCTCGGCGGCCTGATCGCCGCTCCCGTGGCGGCTGACCAATCCACCATTCCCGGCGTCGAAGTCCAGCGGCTCGCGCGCTCCAGCCAAAGCTGGAACGGGCATCCGCTCCCGGCCTATCGACCAGAGCAACCCGAGATCACCCTTCTGCGCTTTCGCATCGCGCCGGGCGCCCGGCTGCCGCTGCATCAGCATCCGGTCATCAACGCAGGCGTGCTGCTCTCGGGTGAGCTGACCGTCGAGTCCAAGGCCGGCGAGATCCTGCACCTGAAAGCCGGCGAGGCGCTGATCGAACTGGTCGGGGAGCTGCACTTCGGCTACAACGCGGGCACCGAGCCGGTCGATCTGATCGTGTTCTATGCGGGTAACGTCGAGCAGCCGATCATGGAACTGGCCGATGGAGCGGCTGGCCATCAACACTGA
- a CDS encoding COG3904 family protein, producing MLSMHRHPIARLLPGLILALTAFAATAQLDPPTYQGGRGQWQWEGNVAKTFFDNGLAIAIAFLPDDDCDTAYFGLIGNDQVKSMTFTIDQSQYNTLDVEAIDAGDGTPLIGFPLSDQALYDLKRGQILRVRTDQGNLNVGLTGTALAFNNAYGNCRLMLQETTLQPSRSRPNAEQALAPTKPSAPDKLSRIDLENGTVIVMFAGEFEAGDGQRIIAALEETGASALGLNSVGGLVSEAQMVGYYLRSHNLVTIAGEMCASACTFALAGGVDRLAIDGARIGLHQSYTPGGGGSLEDGQRLVGNYIRYFQSMGVDAEVVALAATMPSDGIRWIDPGRAMELKLIGAVLP from the coding sequence ATGCTCTCGATGCACCGCCACCCCATCGCTCGGCTCCTGCCGGGGTTGATTCTGGCCTTGACCGCGTTCGCGGCCACGGCCCAGCTCGATCCACCAACCTATCAGGGCGGACGTGGACAATGGCAGTGGGAGGGGAACGTCGCCAAGACCTTCTTCGACAATGGGCTGGCCATTGCGATTGCTTTTCTGCCCGATGACGACTGCGATACCGCCTACTTCGGTCTTATCGGCAACGATCAGGTCAAGTCGATGACCTTCACCATCGACCAGAGCCAATACAACACGCTCGACGTCGAAGCCATCGATGCCGGTGACGGCACGCCGCTGATCGGTTTCCCGCTCTCGGACCAGGCGCTCTACGACCTCAAGCGCGGCCAGATCCTGCGCGTGCGCACCGACCAGGGCAATCTGAACGTGGGACTCACGGGCACGGCCCTGGCGTTCAACAACGCCTACGGCAACTGTCGGCTCATGCTCCAGGAGACCACACTGCAACCGAGCCGCAGCCGTCCCAACGCCGAGCAGGCATTGGCCCCCACCAAGCCGTCGGCGCCCGACAAGCTCTCGCGCATCGACCTGGAGAACGGGACGGTGATCGTCATGTTCGCGGGCGAGTTCGAGGCTGGGGATGGGCAACGGATCATCGCGGCACTGGAGGAAACCGGCGCGTCGGCACTCGGACTCAACAGCGTCGGCGGGCTGGTCTCGGAAGCGCAGATGGTCGGCTACTATCTGCGCAGCCACAACCTCGTTACGATCGCGGGCGAGATGTGCGCCAGTGCCTGCACCTTTGCGCTGGCCGGCGGCGTGGATCGGCTGGCTATCGATGGAGCACGCATCGGCCTGCATCAGTCCTATACGCCCGGTGGTGGCGGCAGCCTGGAGGATGGTCAGCGTCTGGTCGGCAACTACATCCGCTACTTCCAGAGCATGGGGGTGGATGCCGAGGTCGTGGCGTTGGCGGCGACCATGCCCAGCGATGGTATCCGCTGGATCGATCCCGGTCGGGCGATGGAATTGAAGCTCATCGGGGCGGTTTTGCCCTGA
- a CDS encoding lysozyme inhibitor LprI family protein, with translation MRRLALSAVLLSTCMISHANNELYTTRYSSCMDQAGGVTVEMLDCIGEELNTQDARLNGAYQKLRAQLSAERRKALQSAQRLWIQYRDANCDFYLDPEGGTLHRVMAADCVLRETAERAKELEGLAEVYGH, from the coding sequence ATGCGTAGACTGGCCCTGTCCGCCGTCCTGCTCAGCACCTGCATGATCTCGCATGCCAACAACGAGCTTTATACGACACGTTACTCAAGCTGCATGGACCAAGCGGGCGGCGTGACCGTTGAGATGCTGGACTGCATTGGCGAAGAACTGAACACGCAGGACGCGCGGCTCAACGGCGCGTATCAGAAGCTGAGGGCTCAGCTGTCGGCTGAACGCCGGAAAGCGCTTCAGTCGGCGCAGCGGTTGTGGATTCAGTATCGGGATGCGAACTGCGACTTCTACCTCGACCCCGAAGGTGGGACGCTCCATCGTGTGATGGCCGCCGACTGCGTGTTGCGGGAAACGGCCGAACGCGCGAAGGAGTTGGAAGGTCTGGCCGAAGTCTACGGTCACTGA
- a CDS encoding M15 family metallopeptidase: protein MQTAYALDDYLALSPFDRLRTYLDEPAANMIPTVEGGEQLVDLREVDTNRRLVFAPQMTDFRMRAGAALRLLQAAEALHLLGYQLFILETLRPKAVQQQLFEDISRQCEADYPDLDAAERYRLITQFIADPHRSIPPHLTGGAVDLALMQNQELVDMGSGVNALEERSHLLSEQIPPLAQAQRRLLLLAMLQAGFAPMPSEWWHYSYGDCYWAAYAQQPQAIYAQV, encoded by the coding sequence ATGCAAACAGCCTACGCACTCGATGACTATCTGGCCCTGTCGCCCTTCGACCGGTTACGCACCTACCTGGATGAACCTGCCGCCAACATGATCCCGACCGTCGAAGGCGGTGAGCAGCTGGTCGATCTGCGCGAAGTCGATACCAATCGGCGACTGGTCTTTGCGCCCCAGATGACCGATTTCCGGATGCGTGCCGGTGCGGCCCTCCGGTTGCTCCAGGCCGCCGAAGCCTTGCACCTGTTGGGCTATCAGCTGTTCATCCTGGAAACCCTGCGCCCGAAAGCCGTGCAACAGCAGCTGTTCGAGGACATTTCCCGGCAGTGCGAAGCCGATTACCCCGATCTGGATGCGGCCGAACGCTATCGCCTGATCACACAGTTCATTGCCGATCCGCACCGCTCCATCCCGCCGCACCTGACCGGCGGCGCGGTGGATCTGGCGTTGATGCAGAACCAGGAACTCGTCGACATGGGATCGGGCGTCAATGCGCTTGAGGAACGCTCACACCTACTGTCCGAACAGATTCCGCCGCTCGCCCAGGCACAGCGCCGATTGCTCCTGCTGGCGATGCTCCAGGCCGGCTTTGCGCCCATGCCCTCGGAATGGTGGCACTATTCCTATGGCGATTGCTATTGGGCGGCGTATGCGCAGCAACCGCAGGCGATCTACGCTCAGGTTTGA
- a CDS encoding WGR domain-containing protein gives MSRSDRAPSPCRWIHPEKQRYYSVVLVRDLFGDWTLLQCWGGIGSQLGGQRIVWVESHEAGLKQIAAIGKRRRQHGYRETVA, from the coding sequence ATGTCCCGCTCTGATCGCGCGCCGTCTCCATGCCGTTGGATTCACCCCGAGAAGCAGCGTTACTACAGCGTGGTCCTGGTCCGCGACCTGTTCGGTGACTGGACGTTGCTCCAGTGCTGGGGAGGGATCGGTTCGCAGCTGGGCGGACAGCGCATCGTATGGGTCGAGTCGCATGAGGCCGGACTGAAGCAGATCGCGGCGATTGGAAAGCGACGCCGGCAGCATGGCTATCGGGAGACAGTGGCCTGA
- a CDS encoding 3-keto-disaccharide hydrolase, translating to MSHPFSMAAIRAGCIGLWLMSNSTCGAGAPLEPPVWDTEGPMVWEQSADELIARGSTTDPGYLVSRELYGSLRLRLEVWIEPETNSGVFVGCTPGEAISPTACYEINLWDRHPKQEWRTGALVGISPPLNHVDTLGRWNRLEILIEEKRMRVWINDTLTADWMTEAPRTGRLALQFGGAGAVHVRHLTLEQP from the coding sequence ATGAGCCATCCTTTCAGCATGGCGGCTATCAGGGCCGGTTGCATCGGTTTATGGCTGATGTCCAATTCGACCTGCGGCGCGGGAGCGCCATTGGAGCCGCCTGTGTGGGACACGGAAGGCCCGATGGTTTGGGAGCAGTCCGCCGATGAACTGATCGCGAGGGGTTCGACTACCGATCCTGGATACTTGGTTTCGCGTGAGCTCTATGGTTCACTGCGTTTGCGCCTGGAGGTTTGGATCGAGCCCGAGACCAACAGCGGTGTCTTTGTCGGCTGCACGCCGGGCGAAGCGATCTCACCGACGGCCTGCTATGAGATCAATCTGTGGGATCGGCATCCGAAACAGGAATGGCGCACCGGGGCGCTGGTCGGGATCAGTCCTCCGTTGAACCATGTCGACACGCTCGGGCGCTGGAACCGGCTGGAGATCCTGATCGAGGAGAAGCGGATGCGGGTCTGGATCAACGACACCCTGACCGCCGACTGGATGACCGAAGCGCCCCGCACCGGCCGTCTGGCTCTCCAGTTCGGCGGCGCGGGCGCCGTGCACGTTCGCCATCTGACCCTGGAGCAACCCTGA